A part of Anas acuta chromosome 26, bAnaAcu1.1, whole genome shotgun sequence genomic DNA contains:
- the RANBP3 gene encoding ran-binding protein 3 yields MADLANEEKPAIAPPVFVFQKDKAQKRSADGSSPEDGDESDREDGNYCPPVKRERTSSLTQFPPSQSVTKNNVFMPSSFCEPSTGNSDSEQEEKSSGFRLKPPILIHGQAPSAGLPSQKPKEQQRSVLRPAVLQAPQPKAFSQMVLSSGTNGVNIPPDSAATSESLSNATLKSSDSEDKAGECQKKESNNTSDDDSCEKAELNAQQAFVFGQNLRDRVKLGDESDETADVQNAGLPTSDTPSATNYFLQYISSSIENSTNSADASSNKFVFGQNMSERVLSPPKSNEGSTESNKENAATESGSESSSQEATPEKANNISESLAESAAAYTKATARKCLLAKVEVITGEEAESNVLQIQCKLFVFDKNSQSWVERGRGLLRLNDMASADDGTLQSRLVMRTQGSLRLILNTKLWAQMQIDKASEKSIRITAMDTEDQGVKVFLISASSKDTGQLYAALHHRILALRSRVEQEQEVKNVAPEPEVTQSNEEDSDDDVLAPSGSVGSGPNDEGDGQNVGST; encoded by the exons AGATCAGCAGATGGATCAAGTCCAGAAGATGGAGATG aatCTGATCGAGAGGATGGAAACTACTGTCCGCCTGTAAAGCGTGAGAGAACTTCATCATTAACTCAGTTCCCTCCTTCTCAGTCag TAACAAAGAACAATGTCTTTATGCCATCAAGCTTCTGTGAACCTTCTACAGGCAATTCTGACTCAGAACAAG aGGAAAAGAGCAGTGGATTCCGGCTGAAACCACCAATACTTATTCATGGTCAAGCACCCAGTGCAG GACTCCCAAGCCAGAAACCGAAGGAACAGCAACGAAGTGTGCTACGTCCTGCAGTATTACAGGCGCCACAGCCAAAAGCTTTCTCACAGATGG TTCTGAGCAGTGGGACCAATGGCGTAAATATTCCACCAGATTCTGCAGCCACATCAGAATCACTAAGTAATGCAACACTGAAAAGTTCTGACTCTGAAGACAAG GCAGGAGAATGTCAGAAAAAAGAGTCCAACAACACTTCAGATGACGACAGCTGCGAGAAGGCGGAGTTAAATGCACAGCAAGCATTTGTATTTGGGCAAAACTTAAGAGATAGAGTTAAG TTAGGAGATGAAAGTGATGAAACTGCCGATGTGCAGAATGCTGGCCTTCCGACATCAGACACACCTTCTGCAACAAATTATTTCCTACAGTACATCAGTTCCAG tATAGAGAACTCTACAAACAGTGCAGATGCATCTAGCAACAAGTTTGTTTTTGGACAGAACATGAGTGAGCGTGTCCTA AGTCCACCAAAATCAAATGAAGGTAGCACAGAGAGTAATAAGGAGAATGCTGCTACAGAGTCTGGGTCTGAATCATCTTCTCAGGAAGCCACACCAgagaaag CTAATAATATTTCAGAGTCACTGGCAGAGTCTGCAGCAGCCTATACTAAAGCAACAGCAAGGAAGTGTTTATTAGCAAAGGTAGAAGTGATTACCGGAGAGGAAGCCGAAAGTAATGTTTTACAG ATTCAGTGCAAGCTGTTTGTATTTGATAAAAACTCTCAATCTTGGGTAGAAAGAGGTCGAGGACTTCTTAGACTCAATGATATGGCTTCAGCGGACGATGGAACATTACAGTCCCGGCTGG TGATGAGGACTCAGGGGAGTCTCAGGTTAATCTTAAATACCAAGCTCTGGGCTCAGATGCAGATCGATAAAGCCAGTGAGAAGAGCATCCGGATCACCGCCATGGATACAGAGGACCAGGGAGTTAAAGTTTTTCTTATATCA gCAAGCTCTAAGGATACAGGGCAGTTGTATGCTGCATTACACCACCGGATCTTGGCTTTGCGGAGTAGAGtggaacaagaacaagaagtcAAGAATGTAGCACCTGAGCCAGAAGTAACACAATCAAATGAGGAAGACAGTGATGATGATGTCCTTGCACCTTCAGGATCAGTTGGAAGTG GTCCTAATGACGAAGGTGATGGGCAGAATGTTGGCAGCACATAG